The DNA segment AAGCTCGCGCATCGCCGGCCTGTTCAAGGGAGGCAATTTCGCCCTCGTGCTGCTCAGCTTCTTCGGCTTCGGTCTGCTGCTCTCGCTGACGCCCTGTGTCTTCCCGATGATCCCGATCCTGTCCGGCATCATCGTCAATCACGGACACGCGGTGAGCCATCTGCGTGCCTTCGTGCTGTCGCTGGCCTACGTGCTGGGCATGGCCGTCACCTATGCCGCGGTCGGCGTCGCCGCCGGACTTTCCGGCACCCTGCTCTCGGCCGCGCTGCAAAACGTCTGGGTGCTGGGCGGCTTCGCGCTGGTGTTCGTCGTGCTCTCGCTGTCGATGTTCGGCTTCTATGAGTTGCAGATGCCCTCGGTGCTGCAGAGCCGGGTTTCCGACACGGCCAACCGCCAGGGCGGGTCGCTGCCCGCCATCGCGCTGATGGGCGCGCTCTCGGCGCTGATCGTCGGCCCCTGCGTCGCCGCACCGCTGGCCGGGGCATTGCTGTACATCGCACAGACCGGCAACGCGACACTCGGCGGTGCGGCGCTGTTCGTCATGTCGCTCGGCATGGGGGCGCCGCTGCTGCTGGTCGGCGCCTTCTCGCGCTCGCTGCTGCCGAAGTCGGGGCCGTGGATGGAAGGCGTCAAGAAATTCTTCGGCGTCATCATGCTGGCCACCGCCTTGTGGCTGGTCTCGCCGGTGATTCCGCTGTGGCTGCAGATGCTCGGCTGGGCGCTGCTGATGGTGATCCCCGCGATCTTTCTGCACGCGCTCGACCCGCTGCCGCAGCATGCCCACGGCTGGCAACGCCTGGGCAAGGGGCTCGGTGTGATGCTGCTGCTCGGCGGCGCGGCGATGCTGATCGGCGTGTTGGGCGGCGCGAAAGATCCGCTGCAACCGCTCGGCTTCCTTGGTGGCGGCACGGCCGCCGTGTCGCCAGCGCCGACTTTCGAGCGCGTGGCGTCGATCGAGCGGCTCGATGCCAGGCTCGCCGAAGCGAAAGCCGCGGGCAAGCCCGTGATGCTGGATTTCTACGCCGACTGGTGCGTGAGCTGCAAGGAGATGGAGCGTTTCACCTTCGCCGACCCGCAAGTCGCCGCGCGCATGAAACAGATCGTGCTGCTGAAGGCGGATGTAACCGCCAACACCGCCGCCGACGCGGCGCTGCTCAAGCGCTTCGGCCTGTTCGGCCCGCCCGGCATAATCTTCTTCGACGCCGCCGGCCG comes from the Sulfuritalea hydrogenivorans sk43H genome and includes:
- the dsbD gene encoding protein-disulfide reductase DsbD yields the protein MLIRFLLLLLFALTGLARAEEPLPPEQAFRFSARAIDARTIEARWQITDQYYMYRDKFKFVLEGGTLGAAKLPPGKIKEDEIFGKVETYRKEVKILLPVEATGPVTLKAISQGCWDGGICYPPINQEAKLELAAAASTIGSTAPLATPVAVPPAPTPAMPASAPPVDESSRIAGLFKGGNFALVLLSFFGFGLLLSLTPCVFPMIPILSGIIVNHGHAVSHLRAFVLSLAYVLGMAVTYAAVGVAAGLSGTLLSAALQNVWVLGGFALVFVVLSLSMFGFYELQMPSVLQSRVSDTANRQGGSLPAIALMGALSALIVGPCVAAPLAGALLYIAQTGNATLGGAALFVMSLGMGAPLLLVGAFSRSLLPKSGPWMEGVKKFFGVIMLATALWLVSPVIPLWLQMLGWALLMVIPAIFLHALDPLPQHAHGWQRLGKGLGVMLLLGGAAMLIGVLGGAKDPLQPLGFLGGGTAAVSPAPTFERVASIERLDARLAEAKAAGKPVMLDFYADWCVSCKEMERFTFADPQVAARMKQIVLLKADVTANTAADAALLKRFGLFGPPGIIFFDAAGRELNDLRVVGFQPAEKFLPTLERILR